CATAATAATTAATTAATAGTGTGATGCAGGATCCCTATCTAACGCTGACAGGTCCAACCCGTGCTGTTGTGGTGACATCAGATCCTTCGTACTTTGAGATTGAGCTGAAAGTGAAGGGCACTGCTGAATCTGAGGATAAATATTTAAGCCGCCTAGTTATGACATACAGGACGGGTTTTCTGGATAGAAGTTTCACTAGTGGGCTTAGCACTCTGGAGATGGCATTCAAAGAGATCATCCAATCTGTGGAGGCCACAATCAGTGTAAAAGTCGTTGATGGATCATGGCCAGATGGTTTTCGTGGTGTATTTTGTGCGAGCATCGATGACATAGCTGGCTTGAAAGTCAAGTTGCTGGAATGTGGAGATGATAGATTGCCTCTTGATGCTGATGGCAACATCAAGCTTAGATGCAAGGTCGTTTCTGTTGGACTTGAGGGATTGCTGAGGATTTCTGTCATGGCACACTGTATTAATGGGGATCAGGTTGTGGAGAGTCATTGCAGAGAAGATGTTAAGAGTCATGAAGTAGTGTTTGAACCCAGGAGATCGGGTACAAGCTCCAATACTGAGCTTAAGATTGGCTCTTGCAGAATGGAAGTCACTG
The window above is part of the Triticum aestivum cultivar Chinese Spring chromosome 2A, IWGSC CS RefSeq v2.1, whole genome shotgun sequence genome. Proteins encoded here:
- the LOC123185629 gene encoding uncharacterized protein isoform X2, encoding MIFSCDRDNCQTISQEDPYLTLTGPTRAVVVTSDPSYFEIELKVKGTAESEDKYLSRLVMTYRTGFLDRSFTSGLSTLEMAFKEIIQSVEATISVKVVDGSWPDGFRGVFCASIDDIAGLKVKLLECGDDRLPLDADGNIKLRCKVVSVGLEGLLRISVMAHCINGDQVVESHCREDVKSHEVVFEPRRSGTSSNTELKIGSCRMEVTVSWSLFSYQL
- the LOC123185629 gene encoding uncharacterized protein isoform X1, with protein sequence MIFSCDRDNCQTISQEGFMERLVMGIRPTTGVIFRHFVLIMKCICKCVMQDPYLTLTGPTRAVVVTSDPSYFEIELKVKGTAESEDKYLSRLVMTYRTGFLDRSFTSGLSTLEMAFKEIIQSVEATISVKVVDGSWPDGFRGVFCASIDDIAGLKVKLLECGDDRLPLDADGNIKLRCKVVSVGLEGLLRISVMAHCINGDQVVESHCREDVKSHEVVFEPRRSGTSSNTELKIGSCRMEVTVSWSLFSYQL